In a genomic window of Virgibacillus sp. SK37:
- a CDS encoding sugar phosphate isomerase/epimerase produces MKLGVFAVLFQDKNFEEMLDRVKNAGLDAVEIGTGGNPGNAHCNMDELLNSEDKRKEYLEKIHSRGLTISAFSCHDNPVSPNKKHAQASHDVFIKTVKLAEMMDVPIVNTFSGTPGSNENSMYPNWPVTPWPTAYSDILEWQWEKKLIPYWKEQGQFAKDHGVKIGLELHAGFLVHTPYTMLKLREATNDAVGANLDPSHLWWQGIDPVAAIKILGKENAIHHFHAKDTYIDWDNVNMYGLTDMQAYSNVQTRAWTFRSVGYGHSVEEWTNIISALRTYGYDHVVSIEHEDPLMSVDEGFQAAVGNLKNILIREKPVDMWWA; encoded by the coding sequence ATGAAATTAGGAGTATTTGCAGTTTTATTTCAAGACAAAAACTTTGAAGAAATGCTGGATCGTGTAAAAAATGCTGGACTTGATGCTGTGGAAATAGGTACAGGCGGAAATCCGGGAAATGCACATTGTAACATGGACGAACTACTGAATAGTGAAGACAAGCGCAAGGAATATCTTGAAAAGATTCACTCAAGAGGGCTTACAATTAGTGCATTTAGCTGCCATGACAATCCAGTATCGCCAAATAAAAAACATGCTCAAGCTTCCCATGATGTTTTTATAAAAACAGTTAAACTTGCGGAAATGATGGATGTTCCTATTGTAAATACGTTCTCAGGTACGCCAGGTTCGAATGAGAATTCGATGTATCCAAACTGGCCGGTAACACCATGGCCTACAGCTTATTCGGACATCTTGGAATGGCAATGGGAGAAAAAATTAATTCCGTATTGGAAGGAGCAGGGACAGTTTGCCAAGGATCATGGGGTGAAAATAGGACTCGAATTACATGCTGGATTTTTAGTTCACACACCATACACGATGCTCAAATTAAGAGAGGCTACAAATGATGCAGTGGGTGCAAACTTAGATCCAAGTCATCTTTGGTGGCAGGGGATTGATCCAGTAGCAGCTATAAAAATCCTAGGTAAGGAAAATGCAATTCACCATTTTCACGCAAAAGACACCTATATTGATTGGGATAATGTAAACATGTATGGACTTACGGATATGCAAGCCTATTCCAATGTCCAGACACGCGCATGGACCTTCCGTTCAGTTGGTTATGGTCATAGTGTTGAGGAATGGACCAATATCATTAGCGCGTTGAGAACGTATGGTTATGATCACGTTGTCAGTATTGAGCATGAGGACCCCCTGATGTCAGTAGACGAAGGATTTCAGGCTGCGGTTGGCAATTTAAAGAATATATTAATTAGAGAAAAGCCTGTAGATATGTGGTGGGCTTAA
- a CDS encoding Gfo/Idh/MocA family protein codes for MTKLRMGIIGVGGIAQERHIPAFLQLQDKVTLMAVNDMNEERADEVAKKYNIPHVFSNYHELFAVVDAVTICTPNKFHAEISIAALNAGVHVFCEKPMAITTEECERMIEASQKAGKLLSIGYHYRYTEVSQIAKRAVMENQIGDPLVTRVQALRRRKVPGWGVFTNKELQGGGSLIDFGCHLLDLSMWLLGDPEPVEVIGKTYNRLSKSPIQINDWGSFNYQTFEVDDHVSAYITFENDISVLFECSWAANIKEDKIHLSVSGAEGGLNMYPFELYQPKLGSMMETTAKAEHNEKKAGVVQAENFVNSCLGESELVVKPEQAMKVSKIIEAIYQSSESGTSVKLS; via the coding sequence ATGACAAAATTACGTATGGGTATTATTGGAGTCGGTGGCATTGCTCAAGAAAGGCATATTCCAGCATTTTTGCAACTACAAGACAAAGTAACCTTGATGGCAGTAAATGATATGAACGAGGAAAGAGCAGATGAGGTTGCGAAAAAGTATAATATACCGCATGTATTTTCCAACTACCATGAATTATTTGCGGTAGTAGATGCAGTAACAATCTGCACGCCTAACAAATTCCATGCTGAAATTTCTATAGCAGCCTTGAATGCTGGTGTTCACGTTTTCTGTGAAAAGCCAATGGCCATCACTACGGAAGAGTGTGAAAGAATGATCGAAGCTTCTCAAAAAGCTGGGAAGTTATTGTCGATAGGCTATCATTATCGTTACACGGAGGTTAGTCAGATAGCCAAAAGAGCAGTAATGGAAAATCAAATAGGTGATCCGCTTGTCACGAGAGTCCAAGCTTTAAGAAGAAGAAAAGTTCCTGGGTGGGGAGTTTTCACAAATAAAGAATTGCAAGGCGGGGGGAGTTTGATAGACTTCGGCTGCCATTTACTTGATCTATCTATGTGGTTACTAGGAGATCCTGAGCCGGTAGAGGTAATCGGAAAAACATATAATCGTTTGAGTAAATCACCCATCCAAATAAATGATTGGGGGTCCTTTAATTATCAGACATTTGAAGTAGATGATCATGTGTCCGCATATATTACCTTTGAAAATGACATATCTGTTCTATTTGAATGTTCCTGGGCTGCTAATATTAAAGAAGATAAAATCCATCTCAGCGTCTCCGGAGCAGAAGGTGGTTTAAATATGTATCCATTCGAGTTATATCAGCCGAAGCTAGGAAGCATGATGGAAACAACGGCAAAAGCCGAGCATAATGAAAAAAAGGCAGGAGTAGTGCAAGCAGAAAACTTCGTAAATAGCTGTCTCGGTGAAAGTGAATTAGTTGTTAAGCCGGAACAAGCAATGAAGGTTTCAAAAATAATTGAGGCAATTTATCAAAGTAGTGAAAGTGGAACAAGTGTAAAACTCTCATAG
- a CDS encoding Gfo/Idh/MocA family protein: MGKLKVAVIGCGSIAKHRHLIEYKANPEVVITAVCDIVRVRADEMAERYHAKAYTDYEELLQNEDVDAVSICLPNYLHAPVSIAALNAKKHVLCEKPMATSCEEAENMIKAAKEHNRKLMIAHNQRFVPSHQKAKELIASGEIGKVYSFRTTFGHGGPERWSADGRESWFFEKDKAFIGAMGDLGVHKADLIRYLLGEEITNVAAFVETSAKGDTDVDDNAVCILKSESGVIGTLVASWAYNAREDNSTIIYGEDAILRLEDDPTYSLVMQYKNGDAVNYKLGEIQTNESGGQTTTHVIDHFVQSILEDKEPLVTGEEGKKSLEIILSAIESSELNKISNVRG; the protein is encoded by the coding sequence ATGGGAAAATTGAAAGTGGCGGTAATTGGTTGTGGAAGTATCGCAAAACATAGGCATCTCATCGAATATAAGGCAAACCCTGAAGTGGTAATAACTGCAGTTTGCGATATCGTGAGAGTAAGAGCAGATGAAATGGCTGAACGATACCATGCAAAAGCTTATACAGACTATGAAGAACTTTTACAAAATGAAGATGTGGATGCCGTGAGTATTTGTTTACCAAATTATTTGCATGCTCCAGTATCCATTGCTGCTTTGAATGCCAAAAAGCATGTTCTCTGCGAAAAACCAATGGCTACATCATGTGAGGAAGCAGAAAACATGATTAAGGCTGCTAAAGAACATAATCGGAAATTGATGATCGCTCATAATCAGCGTTTTGTTCCTTCCCACCAAAAGGCAAAAGAATTAATTGCAAGTGGAGAAATCGGAAAAGTTTATAGCTTCCGAACCACGTTTGGACATGGCGGACCAGAAAGATGGAGTGCTGACGGGAGAGAAAGCTGGTTCTTTGAGAAGGATAAAGCATTTATTGGCGCTATGGGTGATCTTGGTGTACATAAAGCCGACTTAATACGTTACCTTCTCGGCGAGGAAATTACGAATGTTGCAGCATTTGTTGAAACAAGTGCAAAAGGGGATACAGATGTTGATGACAATGCGGTTTGTATTCTGAAATCGGAAAGTGGAGTCATAGGTACATTAGTGGCAAGCTGGGCATACAACGCCAGGGAGGATAACTCGACAATTATTTACGGAGAAGATGCCATCTTACGGCTGGAAGATGACCCGACGTATTCCTTAGTAATGCAATATAAAAACGGTGATGCAGTTAATTATAAGCTCGGTGAAATTCAAACAAATGAATCTGGCGGACAGACTACCACACATGTCATTGATCATTTTGTGCAAAGTATTCTTGAGGATAAAGAACCACTGGTTACTGGAGAAGAAGGGAAGAAATCATTAGAAATAATTCTAAGTGCAATAGAATCAAGTGAGTTAAATAAAATCAGCAATGTGAGAGGGTAA
- a CDS encoding ThuA domain-containing protein has protein sequence MRVTVWNEYRHEKENSNVASIYPNGIHQTIASFLQEAGYETQTATLDEAEHGLTEEVLSETDVLIWWGHKMHEKVSEEIAERVKQCVLEGMGLIVLHSGHFSKVFKKLMGTTCDLKWREADEKERLWVVDPTHPITEGLGEYIELEKEEMYGEHFDIPAPDELVFVSWFEGGEVFRSGATFKRGRGKIFYFRPGHESYPTYHNKEIQKVITNGVKWAANTNTPRHSYGNQQPLEKLDK, from the coding sequence TTGAGAGTAACTGTTTGGAATGAATACCGTCATGAAAAGGAAAATTCTAATGTCGCATCCATTTATCCTAATGGCATCCATCAAACGATTGCTTCTTTTCTTCAAGAAGCAGGGTATGAGACACAAACAGCAACACTTGACGAAGCGGAGCATGGGCTAACTGAAGAAGTGTTATCTGAAACGGATGTACTAATTTGGTGGGGACATAAGATGCATGAAAAAGTGAGTGAGGAAATTGCCGAACGAGTGAAGCAGTGTGTCCTCGAGGGTATGGGGCTAATTGTCTTACACTCAGGCCACTTTTCCAAGGTATTTAAAAAATTAATGGGAACTACGTGTGATCTGAAATGGCGTGAGGCGGATGAAAAGGAACGTTTGTGGGTAGTTGACCCAACCCATCCGATTACAGAAGGACTTGGCGAGTATATTGAACTTGAAAAGGAAGAAATGTATGGAGAGCACTTTGATATCCCGGCACCTGATGAATTAGTGTTCGTTAGCTGGTTTGAAGGAGGCGAGGTATTTCGCAGTGGAGCCACATTTAAACGAGGGCGTGGTAAAATTTTTTATTTTCGACCTGGTCATGAGTCCTATCCAACCTATCATAACAAGGAGATTCAGAAAGTAATAACAAATGGTGTTAAATGGGCTGCAAATACGAATACACCAAGACATTCTTATGGAAATCAACAACCGTTAGAAAAATTAGATAAATAG
- a CDS encoding Gfo/Idh/MocA family protein has product MTQKLKVGIIGCGAIATKKHLPGLQKLDLVDIIAFCNRNTEKAKTAAREFGTADAKIYGDYREMLKDTTIDVVHVCTPNASHAEITIAALEAGKHVMCEKPMAKTSEEAKRMLAVAEKTKKKLSIGYNNRFRADSQYLHKAVQRGDLGEIYYAKAHAIRRRAVPTWGVFLDDEKQGGGPLIDIGSHALDLTLWMMDNYSPQVVMGSVFHKLGKKKEAANAFGPWDPEAFQVEDSAFGFIKMQNEATVILESSWALNTLDVGEGKCSLSGTEGGADMMDGLRIHGEDFGKLYTTNVELDPGSVAFFEGKTESSEDLEMRTWIESILNNSEPVVKAEEALVVTQILEAIYESAKMGKAVYFD; this is encoded by the coding sequence ATGACGCAAAAATTGAAGGTTGGAATCATTGGTTGTGGAGCCATCGCCACAAAAAAACATCTGCCAGGTCTTCAAAAGTTAGATTTAGTAGACATTATCGCCTTTTGCAATCGAAATACCGAAAAAGCGAAGACAGCTGCAAGGGAATTTGGAACTGCCGATGCTAAAATTTATGGTGACTACAGAGAAATGTTGAAAGATACAACGATTGATGTTGTCCACGTCTGTACCCCGAATGCATCTCATGCGGAAATTACGATCGCAGCATTAGAAGCAGGTAAGCATGTGATGTGTGAAAAGCCAATGGCAAAGACGTCCGAAGAGGCTAAAAGAATGCTAGCTGTTGCTGAGAAAACGAAGAAAAAACTGTCTATTGGCTATAACAATCGGTTTCGTGCTGACAGCCAGTATTTGCATAAAGCAGTCCAACGCGGGGATCTTGGAGAAATTTATTATGCTAAGGCTCACGCGATTAGGAGAAGAGCGGTCCCGACATGGGGGGTGTTTCTTGATGATGAAAAACAAGGCGGCGGTCCGCTAATTGATATAGGTTCACATGCGCTTGATTTAACACTATGGATGATGGATAACTACAGTCCGCAAGTTGTAATGGGATCTGTTTTTCATAAGCTTGGCAAAAAGAAAGAAGCTGCTAACGCTTTTGGTCCCTGGGATCCAGAAGCATTTCAGGTGGAGGATTCTGCATTCGGATTTATTAAGATGCAAAATGAAGCTACTGTAATCCTTGAATCCAGTTGGGCATTGAATACATTGGATGTAGGCGAAGGTAAATGCTCCCTAAGCGGTACAGAGGGGGGAGCAGATATGATGGATGGTCTTCGTATCCATGGAGAGGACTTTGGTAAATTATATACGACAAATGTTGAATTGGACCCGGGAAGTGTTGCGTTTTTTGAAGGTAAAACAGAAAGCTCTGAAGACCTTGAAATGCGCACGTGGATTGAAAGTATTCTGAATAATTCAGAGCCGGTGGTGAAGGCGGAAGAAGCACTGGTTGTCACCCAAATATTGGAGGCAATCTATGAATCAGCAAAAATGGGGAAAGCTGTGTATTTTGATTAA
- a CDS encoding carbohydrate ABC transporter permease: MNKRGGIGFYLFLIIFVFLVMFPFIWVFLTSIKPPREIFSSFNWFTSDPSLNSYEAALTNRPLVRYMINSFVVSALTTVLSLAFAAFTAYAVTRLPIKGKGLILGLVLAASMFPQIAIISPMFNLVTGLGLRNSYLGLVIPYITISLPLAIWILSTFFKKIPFELEESAKLDGASPFQTFRKIIFPLAAPGVFTTGILVFIAAWNEYLFALTINSDDMWRTVPVGISMYQSQYSIPWGDISAATVIVTIPIVILVLFFQKRIVSGLTSGSVKE; encoded by the coding sequence ATGAATAAGCGTGGCGGGATTGGTTTTTATCTATTTTTGATTATATTTGTTTTCCTTGTGATGTTTCCTTTTATTTGGGTATTTTTGACTTCAATTAAACCACCGAGAGAAATATTCTCTTCTTTCAATTGGTTTACGAGTGATCCATCACTCAATTCTTATGAAGCAGCATTAACGAACAGACCATTAGTACGTTATATGATCAATAGTTTTGTAGTATCTGCCTTAACTACTGTTTTATCTCTGGCGTTTGCAGCCTTTACTGCCTATGCGGTTACGAGGCTGCCGATTAAAGGGAAAGGTTTGATATTGGGGCTTGTGCTTGCTGCGTCTATGTTCCCGCAGATTGCCATTATCTCTCCCATGTTCAATTTGGTTACAGGACTAGGATTGCGCAATAGTTACCTTGGACTCGTGATTCCATATATAACTATAAGTCTTCCACTTGCAATATGGATCCTGTCTACTTTCTTTAAAAAAATTCCTTTTGAACTTGAAGAGTCTGCCAAATTGGATGGTGCAAGCCCATTTCAAACATTCCGAAAAATAATATTTCCATTAGCAGCTCCAGGGGTTTTTACGACAGGGATTCTGGTGTTTATAGCAGCTTGGAATGAATATTTATTTGCACTGACGATTAATAGTGATGATATGTGGAGAACAGTTCCTGTAGGGATTTCCATGTACCAAAGTCAATATTCCATTCCTTGGGGCGACATTTCTGCTGCAACTGTTATCGTGACAATTCCCATTGTAATATTGGTACTGTTTTTCCAAAAAAGAATTGTTTCCGGTCTAACCTCCGGATCTGTGAAGGAATAA
- a CDS encoding carbohydrate ABC transporter permease, translating to MKNNKKQKFQLSEKQLGYAMVLPSLLLVIVVVLWPVAQSFYNSLFDYRLNDPTRSQLMLRATIDLERYVDNYFYIGDQLESLANNADSKETTDTINKIQQDIESYHSKLISDEEMRNKVEKIDEMLMNYTPVKDSELKYSELENDFAVSYREALTSHSATLKDIAESSTNEQLSQQLQQSSDLLASTAGNILKSNFIGLSNYGKYLKDQRMWKAMGNTAFFTVISVAFELVLGLAIALLINRAFKGRGIIRASVLIPWAIPTAVAAMMWGFLYDGQSGIVAHYLEVLHLIPGASWLLTTSDGGMFSIILADVWKTTPYMALLLLAGLQTIPQSLYEASSVDGANKIHQFWRITLPLLKSSILVALLFRTLDAFRVFDLIYVLTGGGPANATESISVYAYKTLFAQQNFGEGSVLSVIVFISVAIISLVYVKLIGSDLFEGRTK from the coding sequence ATGAAAAATAATAAAAAGCAAAAATTTCAATTGAGTGAAAAACAACTCGGCTATGCCATGGTCCTTCCATCGCTACTTCTGGTCATTGTGGTTGTTCTTTGGCCTGTAGCGCAATCCTTTTATAACAGTTTATTTGACTATAGGCTGAACGATCCGACTCGATCACAGCTTATGCTCCGTGCAACAATAGATTTAGAAAGGTATGTGGATAACTACTTTTACATAGGCGATCAGCTTGAAAGTTTGGCAAACAATGCAGACAGTAAAGAAACGACGGACACGATTAACAAAATACAACAGGATATCGAAAGCTACCATTCTAAGCTGATCAGTGATGAAGAAATGAGAAATAAAGTAGAAAAAATTGATGAAATGTTAATGAATTATACTCCGGTAAAGGATTCGGAATTAAAATATTCCGAGCTTGAAAATGATTTTGCTGTATCGTATCGGGAAGCACTAACATCTCATTCGGCAACATTGAAGGATATTGCTGAATCAAGTACGAATGAACAGCTGTCCCAACAGCTTCAGCAATCATCCGATTTATTGGCATCAACTGCTGGGAATATTTTAAAATCAAACTTTATTGGTTTGAGTAATTACGGTAAATATTTAAAAGATCAACGAATGTGGAAGGCGATGGGGAATACTGCTTTTTTTACTGTTATATCCGTGGCATTTGAGCTTGTTCTTGGACTTGCAATTGCCCTCCTCATTAATCGGGCGTTTAAAGGCAGAGGAATTATCCGAGCATCTGTATTAATTCCATGGGCTATTCCGACAGCAGTAGCTGCTATGATGTGGGGATTCTTATATGATGGTCAATCGGGAATAGTTGCACATTATTTGGAAGTATTACATCTAATTCCGGGAGCCTCATGGCTTCTGACAACTTCGGATGGCGGAATGTTTTCTATTATTCTAGCGGACGTATGGAAAACAACTCCATATATGGCCTTGTTACTTTTAGCAGGTTTGCAGACAATACCACAGTCATTATATGAAGCATCAAGTGTGGATGGCGCTAATAAAATTCATCAGTTCTGGCGAATTACACTTCCGCTTTTAAAATCATCTATTTTAGTTGCATTGCTCTTTAGAACCTTGGACGCATTTAGAGTATTTGACCTCATTTATGTATTGACTGGAGGCGGCCCGGCTAATGCTACAGAGTCCATTTCTGTATATGCTTATAAGACGCTATTCGCCCAACAGAATTTCGGTGAAGGCTCCGTCCTTTCTGTCATTGTATTTATTAGTGTAGCGATTATTAGTTTGGTTTATGTAAAGCTGATCGGTTCCGATTTATTTGAAGGTCGTACGAAATGA
- a CDS encoding ABC transporter substrate-binding protein produces MKIWKLAIVNLLLITLAMFIVACSGTGSTEQDNPENSDSTSSKEEGASEDSKAEPVTIVYARGVDTTPATDAVIKAFEEKHPNIKVEQREMPADTGQSHDQYVTALSSQSTEIDVFNADVIWPAEFAQANYVLELDRFIEKDGINMEDYFPGTVAAANFNGKQWAMPQFTDAGVFYYRTDIVEEPPKTWDELIEMAGELKGEAGTKHGYLMQAAQYEGLITNAIEFIASYGGEVVDENNNVVVDSPETVKALDKMKEIVTSDFVPENILNFMETETENAWIEGNAVFARNWPYMMSSSNDEERSEIVDNVEMARLPVGDEGTAAALGGWMTMINRYTEHPEEAWEFLKFISGPEGQKISAVEGSRAPTLKALYDDPEVQDVSSLFANPEFREVLESAVPRPVSPIYPEVSDIMQIEISKVLTGDQTSEEAAKNMQSKIEAAMAE; encoded by the coding sequence ATGAAAATTTGGAAGTTGGCAATAGTTAATCTATTGTTAATCACGCTGGCAATGTTTATCGTAGCCTGCAGTGGAACAGGATCAACAGAACAAGACAACCCTGAGAATTCTGACTCAACAAGTAGCAAAGAAGAAGGAGCGTCAGAAGATAGTAAAGCAGAACCGGTTACCATTGTGTATGCTCGTGGAGTTGATACGACACCAGCGACTGATGCAGTTATAAAGGCTTTTGAAGAGAAACATCCTAATATCAAAGTAGAACAACGCGAAATGCCAGCAGATACTGGTCAATCTCATGATCAATATGTAACCGCTTTAAGTTCCCAGAGTACGGAGATAGACGTCTTTAACGCTGACGTAATCTGGCCAGCTGAATTTGCTCAAGCAAACTATGTGCTTGAATTGGATCGTTTTATTGAAAAAGATGGCATAAACATGGAAGATTATTTTCCAGGCACGGTAGCAGCTGCTAATTTTAATGGGAAGCAATGGGCAATGCCACAATTCACAGATGCCGGTGTATTTTATTATCGGACTGACATTGTAGAAGAGCCACCAAAAACCTGGGATGAATTAATTGAAATGGCAGGAGAATTAAAAGGTGAAGCAGGCACTAAACATGGTTACCTTATGCAGGCTGCACAGTATGAGGGCTTAATTACAAATGCTATAGAATTTATTGCTTCCTATGGTGGAGAGGTTGTCGATGAAAATAATAATGTCGTAGTTGATAGCCCTGAAACAGTAAAAGCTCTGGATAAAATGAAGGAAATTGTAACATCTGATTTTGTACCGGAAAACATACTTAATTTTATGGAAACAGAAACAGAAAATGCATGGATTGAAGGAAATGCAGTATTTGCAAGAAATTGGCCATATATGATGTCCTCTTCAAATGATGAAGAGAGGTCAGAAATTGTAGATAACGTTGAAATGGCTAGGCTTCCTGTTGGTGATGAGGGTACTGCAGCAGCACTTGGTGGATGGATGACGATGATCAACAGATACACGGAGCATCCGGAAGAAGCATGGGAGTTCTTGAAATTTATTTCTGGACCTGAAGGGCAAAAAATCAGTGCTGTGGAAGGTTCCAGAGCACCAACGTTAAAAGCATTGTATGATGACCCGGAAGTTCAAGACGTTAGTTCTCTTTTTGCAAATCCTGAATTCAGAGAAGTGTTGGAATCGGCAGTTCCTAGACCAGTGTCACCTATTTATCCAGAAGTTTCGGATATAATGCAAATTGAAATCTCCAAGGTTCTTACAGGAGACCAAACTTCAGAGGAAGCTGCGAAGAATATGCAGTCGAAAATTGAAGCGGCAATGGCAGAATAG
- a CDS encoding SDR family oxidoreductase, translating to MTNRSGRVAVITGVSHANGIGAAVCLELAKAGYDIFFTCWEAKDKWLEIFQKEIQDLGVACDYIEVDFRQPDASTQVLDGVEGALGMPTVLINNAAHSVVDGYKRLDDDMLDDHYTVNMRAPMMLSVEFARRFEASMFTSGRIINITSGQNLGPMVGELAYGATKGAISAFTSSLSAELASLGITVNAVNPGPTDTGWMTEELKKELLPKFKKGRIGMPKDAARLIAFLASEEAEWITGQIIHSEGGFLRS from the coding sequence ATTACTAATAGATCTGGTCGAGTCGCAGTCATTACAGGTGTTAGTCATGCAAATGGAATTGGAGCAGCTGTTTGCCTTGAATTGGCGAAGGCGGGTTATGATATATTTTTTACCTGCTGGGAGGCGAAGGATAAGTGGCTTGAAATTTTCCAAAAAGAAATTCAGGATTTAGGTGTGGCATGTGATTATATCGAAGTTGATTTTCGTCAACCAGATGCGTCTACTCAAGTGCTTGATGGAGTAGAAGGCGCGTTAGGGATGCCTACCGTACTAATTAATAATGCTGCGCATTCTGTAGTAGATGGCTATAAAAGACTTGATGACGATATGTTGGACGACCATTATACCGTGAACATGAGGGCACCAATGATGCTTAGCGTTGAATTTGCAAGACGTTTTGAAGCGTCAATGTTTACTTCCGGCAGAATTATTAATATAACTTCCGGCCAAAACTTGGGCCCTATGGTTGGGGAATTGGCATATGGTGCTACAAAAGGAGCCATATCCGCATTTACCTCTTCATTATCCGCAGAGCTGGCTTCATTAGGAATTACCGTTAATGCAGTTAATCCTGGCCCAACAGATACAGGCTGGATGACAGAGGAATTAAAAAAAGAACTATTGCCGAAGTTTAAGAAGGGGCGTATAGGAATGCCAAAGGATGCAGCACGCCTAATAGCTTTTCTTGCAAGCGAGGAAGCGGAGTGGATTACAGGACAAATTATTCATTCCGAGGGAGGATTTTTACGGAGTTAG
- a CDS encoding LacI family DNA-binding transcriptional regulator, translating to MATIQEVAKRAGVSAATVSRVLNNRNSVKEKTRNRVDEAIKELNYEPSVLGRNLRNSESRLLLVLLPNIANPYYTEIINGIEDTAIDKGYNILLCQTDSNPEREAIYFNMVRNRLADGIILMDPTVNRKNLYNLASQHPIIQCSEFDEEGEIPYVSIDNELAAYQAVKHLIKIGKKKVALINTEEKFLYARERRRGYEKAMREFDLPIESRWVRKLDNLQFESGQQAMRSLLNESERPNAVFAVSDILAIGALKEINSAGLHVPEDIAVIGFDKISFSNMTHPTLTTIAQPMYKMGCISANMIIDKISGKEVESLILDHELVIREST from the coding sequence ATGGCCACAATCCAAGAAGTTGCAAAAAGAGCAGGTGTGTCTGCTGCAACTGTTTCAAGAGTGCTAAATAATAGAAATTCAGTCAAGGAAAAGACAAGAAATAGAGTAGATGAAGCGATTAAGGAACTCAATTATGAACCAAGTGTTCTCGGGCGCAATCTACGTAATTCGGAGAGCAGACTGCTTCTTGTTTTGCTTCCTAATATTGCGAACCCGTATTATACGGAGATCATTAACGGAATTGAAGATACGGCGATTGATAAGGGGTATAACATCCTTCTTTGTCAAACAGATTCTAATCCGGAGAGGGAGGCTATTTATTTTAATATGGTCCGTAACCGGTTAGCTGACGGTATTATATTAATGGATCCGACAGTCAATCGTAAAAATCTGTATAACCTTGCCAGTCAACACCCTATTATACAGTGTAGCGAATTTGACGAAGAGGGTGAAATTCCTTATGTGTCAATTGATAATGAGCTCGCAGCATATCAAGCTGTGAAACACTTAATAAAAATAGGGAAGAAGAAAGTTGCGCTTATTAATACAGAAGAAAAGTTCTTATATGCTCGTGAGCGGAGGAGAGGTTACGAGAAAGCGATGCGGGAATTTGATTTGCCGATTGAATCAAGGTGGGTTCGTAAGCTTGACAATCTTCAGTTTGAAAGTGGACAGCAAGCGATGCGTTCACTTTTAAATGAAAGTGAACGCCCGAATGCTGTTTTTGCTGTATCTGATATTCTGGCTATTGGTGCACTAAAAGAGATTAATTCTGCTGGTTTACATGTTCCAGAAGATATCGCGGTTATTGGTTTTGATAAAATTAGCTTCTCAAATATGACCCATCCCACATTAACAACAATTGCCCAACCGATGTACAAAATGGGCTGCATCTCAGCAAACATGATTATTGATAAAATTAGCGGGAAAGAAGTGGAAAGCTTAATTCTGGATCATGAATTAGTCATTCGAGAGTCAACTTAA